The Pelodiscus sinensis isolate JC-2024 chromosome 5, ASM4963464v1, whole genome shotgun sequence genome includes a region encoding these proteins:
- the SPRY1 gene encoding protein sprouty homolog 1 has protein sequence MEPQSQHGSGGSLVVIQQPSLDSRQRLDYERDIQPSAILSLDQIKAIRGSNEYTEGPSVVKKSGPRTAPRQEKHERTHEIVPINVNNNYEHRPSHLGPGAHQPNVRAPMLSRSTSTGSAASSGSNSSASSEQGLLGRAPLSRPGSSHRSERTIRTQPKPSSLMVDDLKGPLKEDMTQHKFICEQCGKCKCGECTAPRALPSCLACNRQCLCSVESMVEYSTCMCLIKGIFYHCSNDDEGDSYADNPCSCSQAHCCSRYLCMGALSLFFPCLLCYPPAKGCLKLCRGCYDRINRPGCRCKNSNTVYCKLESCPSRSQGKPS, from the coding sequence ATGGAGCCCCAAAGTCAACATGGCAGTGGCGGTTCATTAGTTGTAATCCAGCAGCCTTCCTTGGACAGCAGGCAAAGGTTGGACTATGAAAGAGACATTCAGCCATCAGCTATCTTGTCATTGGACCAGATCAAAGCCATCAGGGGCAGCAATGAGTATACCGAAGGTCCATCTGTGGTGAAAAAGTCTGGCCCACGGACAGCACCAAGACAAGAAAAGCATGAAAGGACTCATGAAATCGTACCAATTAATGTGAATAATAATTATGAGCACAGACCCAGCCACCTGGGACCCGGGGCACACCAGCCTAATGTAAGGGCTCCTATGTTGAGCAGATCGACTAGCACTGGAAGTGCAGCTAGTTCTGGAAGCAACAGCAGTGCCTCTTCAGAGCAGGGGTTGTTGGGAAGAGCGCCACTCTCTCGGCCAGGTTCAAGCCACAGATCTGAAAGGACAATCCGGACACAGCCCAAGCCGTCATCTTTGATGGTAGATGATCTGAAGGGTCCCTTGAAAGAGGACATGACACAGCACAAGTTTATCTGTGAACAGTGTGGGAAGTGCAAATGTGGTGAGTGCACAGCCCCGAGGGCCTTACCTTCGTGTTTGGCCTGCAACAGGCAATGCTTGTGCTCAGTAGAAAGTATGGTGGAGTACAGCACCTGCATGTGCCTGATCAAAGGGATCTTCTACCACTGTTCCAATGATGATGAAGGGGACTCGTATGCGGATAATCCCTGCTCTTGTTCGCAGGCACATTGCTGTTCTAGGTACCTGTGCATGGGAGCATTGTCCTTGTTTTTTCCTTGCTTGCTCTGCTACCCTCCAGCTAAGGGATGCCTGAAGCTGTGTCGAGGGTGTTATGACCGGATCAATCGTCCTGGTTGCCGATGTAAGAACTCCAACACTGTCTATTGTAAGCTGGAGAGCTGCCCATCTCGGAGTCAGGGAAAGCCCTCATAA